In one Shinella zoogloeoides genomic region, the following are encoded:
- a CDS encoding circularly permuted type 2 ATP-grasp protein, with the protein MEAEHIDTARTPSRAYAPLAGVADEMVDTQGEVRPVWRHFLKALDRMDETDLAGRFARADRYLRDAGVFYRAYGKEAGTDRAWPLSHIPVLIDEAEWENLSRGLVQRAELLEAVVADIYGKNELVANGLLPPALVASNSEFLRPLVGVQPAGRHFLHFVSFEIGRGPDGNWWVLSDRTQAPSGAGFALENRVATTRAFSDVYAETHAHRLAGFFGAFRSTLQAGKAAEDRIAVLTPGLANETYFEHAYIARYLGFMLLEGEDLTVVGGKVMVRTVAGLKPVGVLWRRLDAAFADPLELDQNSHIGTPGMVEALRAGSVTFVNALGAGIVETRAFLAFLPNICRQLLGEDQRLPSVATWWCGQKSEREHVAANIERMVIGPAYSTRPFFDDNEQSVLGASLRDTAKQSIADWLASDGAKLVGQEAVTLSTTPAFVDGRLVPRPMSLRVFAARTRDGWQIMPGGFARIGAGDNVSAIAMREGGSAADVWIVSRKPVERTSLLPAEEVFTRNMPGSLPSRAADNLFWLGRYIERAEGALRILRAWHGRYAEYADPEQPLLKDVSTYLDALDIDTSEAVPTSLIRNIDSAVFSASNIRDRFSPDGWLALNDLSKTARRFHVSVQPGDDATRAMTVLLRKLAGFAGLVHENMYRFTGWRFLSIGRYLERGLHMTRLLGHMSGEDAPDGALDMLLEIGDSVMTHRRRYNVATARLTVTDLLALDALNPRSILYQLNEIKNEVEQLPNAYANGQMSPFYREAMRLHAGLAVMTPETMTDAVYGRFEAELEKLSDILAQTYLS; encoded by the coding sequence GTGGAAGCGGAGCATATCGACACGGCGCGGACACCGTCGCGCGCCTATGCGCCGCTCGCGGGCGTGGCCGACGAAATGGTCGATACGCAGGGCGAGGTGCGCCCGGTCTGGCGGCATTTCCTCAAGGCGCTCGACCGCATGGACGAAACGGACCTTGCCGGCCGCTTCGCCCGCGCCGACCGCTATCTGCGCGATGCCGGCGTCTTCTACCGCGCCTATGGCAAGGAGGCCGGCACGGACCGCGCCTGGCCGCTCTCCCACATTCCCGTGCTGATCGACGAGGCCGAATGGGAGAACCTGTCGCGCGGCCTCGTCCAGCGCGCCGAGCTGCTGGAAGCCGTCGTCGCCGATATCTACGGCAAGAACGAGCTCGTCGCGAACGGCCTGCTGCCGCCTGCCCTCGTCGCCTCCAACAGCGAGTTCCTGCGCCCGCTCGTTGGCGTGCAGCCGGCCGGCCGCCACTTCCTGCATTTCGTCTCCTTCGAGATCGGCCGCGGGCCTGACGGCAACTGGTGGGTGCTCTCCGACCGCACGCAGGCGCCGTCCGGCGCCGGCTTCGCGCTGGAAAACCGCGTGGCGACGACCCGCGCCTTTTCCGACGTGTACGCCGAAACCCACGCCCACCGCCTCGCCGGTTTCTTCGGCGCCTTCCGCAGCACGCTGCAGGCAGGCAAGGCCGCCGAGGACCGCATCGCCGTCCTGACGCCGGGCCTTGCCAACGAGACCTATTTCGAGCACGCCTATATCGCCCGCTATCTCGGCTTTATGCTGCTGGAGGGCGAGGACCTGACGGTGGTCGGCGGCAAGGTCATGGTGCGCACGGTCGCCGGACTCAAGCCCGTCGGCGTGCTCTGGCGCCGCCTCGACGCCGCCTTCGCCGATCCGCTGGAGCTCGACCAGAATTCCCATATCGGCACGCCCGGCATGGTGGAGGCCCTGCGCGCCGGTTCCGTCACCTTCGTCAATGCGCTCGGCGCCGGCATCGTCGAGACCCGTGCCTTCCTCGCCTTCCTGCCGAACATCTGTCGCCAGCTTCTCGGCGAGGACCAGCGCCTCCCCTCCGTCGCCACCTGGTGGTGCGGCCAGAAAAGCGAGCGCGAACACGTCGCGGCCAATATCGAGCGCATGGTCATCGGCCCGGCCTATTCGACGCGCCCGTTCTTCGACGACAACGAACAATCCGTGCTCGGCGCGAGCCTGCGCGATACGGCCAAGCAGTCGATTGCCGACTGGCTCGCCTCCGACGGCGCCAAGCTGGTCGGCCAGGAAGCGGTGACGCTGTCCACCACGCCGGCCTTCGTCGACGGCAGGCTCGTGCCGCGCCCCATGTCGCTGCGCGTCTTCGCCGCCCGCACGCGGGACGGCTGGCAGATCATGCCGGGGGGCTTTGCCCGTATCGGCGCCGGCGACAATGTCTCGGCTATCGCCATGCGCGAGGGCGGCTCGGCCGCCGACGTGTGGATCGTCAGCCGCAAGCCCGTCGAGCGCACCTCGCTGCTGCCGGCCGAAGAAGTCTTCACCCGCAACATGCCCGGCAGCCTGCCGAGCCGCGCGGCCGACAACCTCTTCTGGCTCGGCCGCTATATCGAGCGGGCCGAAGGGGCGCTGCGCATCCTGCGCGCCTGGCACGGGCGCTATGCCGAATATGCCGATCCCGAGCAGCCGCTCCTGAAGGACGTCAGCACCTATCTCGATGCGCTCGACATCGACACGTCTGAAGCCGTGCCGACGAGCCTTATCCGCAACATCGACAGCGCGGTCTTCTCCGCCAGCAATATCCGCGACCGGTTCTCGCCGGACGGCTGGCTGGCGCTGAACGACCTGTCGAAGACCGCCCGCCGCTTCCATGTCAGCGTCCAGCCGGGCGACGACGCGACGCGCGCCATGACGGTCCTCCTGCGCAAGCTCGCGGGCTTCGCCGGCCTCGTGCACGAGAACATGTACCGCTTCACCGGCTGGCGCTTCCTCTCCATCGGCCGCTACCTGGAGCGCGGCCTGCACATGACGCGCCTGCTCGGCCACATGTCCGGCGAGGACGCGCCGGACGGCGCGCTCGACATGCTGCTGGAGATCGGCGACAGCGTGATGACCCATCGCCGCCGCTACAACGTGGCGACCGCGCGCCTCACCGTCACCGACCTCCTGGCGCTCGACGCGCTCAATCCGCGCTCGATCCTCTACCAGCTCAACGAGATCAAGAACGAGGTCGAGCAACTGCCGAACGCCTATGCCAACGGCCAGATGTCGCCTTTCTACCGCGAGGCCATGCGCCTTCATGCGGGGCTCGCGGTGATGACACCGGAAACCATGACGGATGCGGTCTACGGGCGCTTCGAGGCGGAACTCGAGAAACTGTCCGACATTCTCGCCCAGACCTATCTGAGCTGA
- a CDS encoding transglutaminase family protein: MLYDVNLHISYLYDTPVSGGRHIVRVLPLSIGGRQRLVAGTVGVDPGPGERVDHHDFFENPMSAILFRNAHEKLDIRMQARVHVDVPEPAADFSPRVADLPEDIAGYWSLDAGSPHHYTGPSPRLKDCPEIAAYARSIAKPGMTIRAIATAICARIHKDFTYDPKATNVDTTPREAFKLKRGVCQDFSHVMIVALRSLGIPAGYVSGFLRTIPPPGKERLEGADAMHAWVRYWCGRVNGWMELDPTNDIPAGTDHIVVAYGRDYADVAPVIGVLKGYGQHKTTQAVDVIPVRQAS, translated from the coding sequence ATGCTCTACGACGTCAACCTCCATATCAGCTATCTCTACGACACGCCGGTTTCCGGCGGGCGGCACATCGTGCGCGTGCTGCCGCTCTCCATCGGCGGCCGCCAGCGGCTCGTCGCCGGCACGGTGGGTGTCGATCCCGGCCCGGGCGAACGGGTCGACCATCACGATTTCTTCGAAAACCCGATGAGCGCGATCCTCTTCCGCAATGCGCACGAAAAGCTCGACATCCGCATGCAGGCGCGCGTCCATGTCGACGTGCCGGAGCCGGCGGCAGATTTCTCGCCGCGCGTCGCCGACCTGCCGGAGGATATCGCCGGATACTGGTCGCTCGATGCCGGCTCGCCGCACCACTATACCGGCCCGAGCCCGCGGCTGAAGGATTGCCCGGAGATCGCCGCCTACGCCCGTTCGATCGCCAAGCCCGGCATGACGATCCGCGCGATCGCGACGGCGATCTGCGCGCGCATCCACAAGGACTTCACCTACGATCCGAAGGCCACCAACGTGGACACCACCCCGCGCGAGGCCTTCAAGCTGAAGCGCGGCGTCTGCCAGGATTTCTCCCATGTGATGATCGTCGCGCTGCGCAGCCTCGGCATTCCGGCCGGCTACGTCTCCGGCTTCCTGCGCACCATCCCGCCGCCGGGCAAGGAGCGGCTGGAAGGGGCGGACGCCATGCATGCCTGGGTGCGCTACTGGTGCGGCCGGGTGAACGGCTGGATGGAACTCGATCCGACCAACGACATCCCCGCCGGCACCGACCATATCGTCGTCGCCTACGGCCGCGACTATGCGGACGTCGCGCCCGTGATCGGCGTTCTGAAAGGATACGGCCAGCACAAGACGACCCAGGCCGTCGACGTCATCCCCGTCCGCCAGGCGTCGTGA
- a CDS encoding TadE/TadG family type IV pilus assembly protein, with translation MTTKKENRTLLSRFRKDRRGNFAIMGAVAVPLILAAAGFAMDLTNMVLARAELQDAADSAAIAAASALASDGKSVAEAKAIAATFMKTQLSGSRVFTWGKDGIPLPTVDITEETTAGVGKVFKVAVSTSGDMEFTPLTKLMGYKSTTLNASSSTESATESKNALSMYLALDQSGSMLANTNELNTTVTGKCEQFNESGISIGRKSPCYIKKIEALQIAATSLFNQLKKADPNTKFVRTATASYNSSLVKSYELAWGTTAAQKQVDALKGGGGTSSTGAMNAAYTKLSADTEKTEHKRVNGQDPTKYIILMTDGNNNNTSDDGATETICKNAKDAKMEVYGVAFMAPARGQKLLKACVSSPENYFAAEEMSELVDAFKAIGDRASAVVARVTR, from the coding sequence ATGACGACGAAGAAGGAAAATCGCACTTTGCTGTCCCGGTTCCGCAAGGATCGCCGCGGCAACTTCGCCATCATGGGAGCCGTCGCCGTACCCCTCATCCTGGCCGCAGCCGGCTTCGCGATGGACCTGACCAACATGGTGCTCGCGAGAGCCGAGCTTCAGGACGCGGCGGATTCCGCCGCCATCGCCGCGGCCTCGGCCCTTGCGAGCGACGGCAAGAGCGTGGCCGAAGCAAAAGCCATTGCCGCCACCTTCATGAAAACCCAGCTTTCCGGCAGCAGGGTGTTCACCTGGGGCAAGGACGGCATACCGCTTCCGACGGTCGATATCACGGAAGAAACCACGGCTGGCGTCGGAAAGGTTTTCAAAGTGGCCGTCTCCACGTCGGGAGATATGGAATTCACGCCGCTCACGAAGCTGATGGGCTATAAATCCACCACGCTCAATGCCAGCAGCTCCACCGAGAGCGCGACGGAATCCAAGAACGCGCTGTCCATGTATCTTGCACTCGACCAATCCGGCTCGATGCTCGCCAACACCAACGAGTTGAACACCACCGTCACCGGCAAATGCGAACAGTTCAACGAGAGCGGCATAAGCATCGGAAGAAAGTCGCCCTGCTACATCAAGAAGATCGAAGCACTCCAAATCGCCGCCACCAGCCTCTTCAATCAGTTGAAGAAAGCGGACCCGAACACCAAATTCGTGCGCACGGCAACCGCCTCCTATAACAGCAGCCTAGTCAAGTCCTACGAACTGGCGTGGGGCACCACCGCCGCCCAGAAACAGGTGGATGCGCTTAAGGGCGGCGGCGGCACGAGTTCGACGGGCGCCATGAACGCGGCCTATACCAAGTTGAGCGCCGACACCGAGAAGACCGAACACAAGCGGGTAAACGGTCAGGATCCGACGAAATACATCATCCTGATGACGGACGGGAACAACAACAATACGTCGGACGACGGCGCAACCGAGACGATCTGCAAAAACGCGAAGGACGCGAAAATGGAGGTGTACGGCGTCGCCTTCATGGCGCCGGCGCGCGGCCAGAAGCTGCTCAAGGCGTGCGTTTCCTCACCGGAAAACTACTTCGCGGCGGAAGAGATGAGCGAACTCGTCGACGCCTTCAAGGCCATCGGCGACAGAGCGTCTGCCGTTGTGGCACGCGTCACCCGCTAA
- a CDS encoding glycogen/starch/alpha-glucan phosphorylase — translation MMNRVTNNDLAPALRSSDREQLATELLERLKYRIGKDPKVAKPHDWLTAAILVARDRVTDKWMDSTRRTYDTGAKRVYYLSLEFLIGRLMRDAMTNIGILDEMRHALASLGVDLDVIAELEPDAALGNGGLGRLAACFMESMATVDVPAYGYGIRYVHGLFRQQMADGWQVELPETWLAHGNPWEFERRESSYEIGFGGAVETINIGEDKQRFVWKPAERVIATAYDTPAVGWRAKRVNTLRLWAANPIDPILLEAFNAGDHIGALKESNKAESLTRVLYPADATPAGQELRLRQEFFFCSASLQDILRRHLQQYPDFTSLPDAVAIQLNDTHPAVSVAELVRLLTDVHGLDFDVAWDIARRTFSYTNHTLLPEALESWPVPLFERLLPRHMQIVYAINANILVEARKDRGFEDQRIRNISLIEESGERRVRMGNLAFIGSHSINGVSALHTELMKETVFADLHKLYPDRINNKTNGITPRRWLMQCNPGLFELIRESIGDAFMDDAEQLKALDAFADNKDFQERFAAIKRENKNRLANLIGSRMGVRIDPTAMFDIQIKRIHEYKRQLLNIIEAVALYDQIRSHPELDWVPRVKLFAGKAAPSYHNAKLIIKLANDVAKVINNDPAVRGLLKVVFVPNYNVSLAEIMVPAADLSEQISTAGMEASGTGNMKFALNGALTIGTLDGANVEMRDCVGEENIVIFGMTAEEVAKVRSEGHNPRAIIEQSRELSQALAAISSGVFSPDDRNRFAGLVDGIYNHDWFMVAADFDAYAKAQRDVDAIWTDKASWNSKTIRNTARMGWFSSDRTIRQYAKEIWRA, via the coding sequence ATGATGAACCGGGTAACCAACAACGACCTTGCCCCCGCCCTTCGGTCATCCGACCGTGAACAGCTTGCAACCGAGCTTCTGGAGCGCCTGAAATACCGCATCGGCAAGGACCCCAAGGTCGCCAAGCCGCACGACTGGCTGACGGCGGCGATCCTGGTCGCGCGCGACCGCGTCACCGACAAGTGGATGGACTCGACGCGCCGCACCTATGACACCGGCGCAAAGCGCGTCTACTACCTGTCGTTGGAATTCCTCATCGGCCGCCTGATGCGCGACGCCATGACGAATATCGGCATCCTCGATGAAATGCGCCATGCGCTCGCCTCGCTCGGCGTCGATCTCGACGTCATCGCGGAGCTGGAGCCGGATGCGGCGCTCGGCAACGGGGGCCTCGGGCGCCTTGCCGCCTGCTTCATGGAGAGCATGGCGACGGTGGATGTGCCGGCCTATGGCTACGGCATCCGCTACGTGCATGGCCTCTTCCGCCAGCAGATGGCGGACGGCTGGCAGGTCGAACTGCCGGAGACCTGGCTCGCGCACGGCAATCCCTGGGAATTCGAGCGCCGCGAAAGCTCCTACGAGATCGGCTTCGGCGGCGCCGTCGAGACGATCAACATCGGCGAGGACAAGCAGCGCTTCGTCTGGAAGCCGGCGGAGCGCGTCATCGCGACCGCCTACGATACGCCGGCCGTCGGCTGGCGGGCAAAGCGCGTCAACACGCTGCGCCTGTGGGCCGCCAATCCGATCGACCCCATCCTGCTCGAAGCCTTCAATGCCGGCGATCACATCGGCGCGCTGAAGGAAAGCAACAAGGCGGAAAGCCTCACGCGCGTCCTCTATCCGGCAGACGCCACGCCCGCCGGCCAGGAACTGCGCCTGCGCCAGGAATTCTTCTTCTGTTCGGCCTCGCTGCAGGACATCCTGCGCCGCCATCTCCAGCAATATCCTGATTTCACGTCGCTGCCGGATGCCGTCGCCATCCAGCTCAACGACACGCACCCGGCCGTCTCCGTCGCCGAGCTGGTGCGCCTGCTTACCGACGTGCACGGCCTCGACTTCGATGTCGCCTGGGACATCGCGCGCCGCACCTTCTCCTACACCAACCACACGCTGCTTCCCGAGGCACTGGAAAGCTGGCCGGTTCCGCTGTTCGAGCGGCTTTTGCCGCGGCACATGCAGATCGTCTATGCGATCAACGCGAACATCCTGGTGGAAGCCCGCAAGGACAGGGGCTTCGAGGACCAGCGCATCCGCAACATCTCGCTGATCGAAGAATCGGGCGAGCGCCGGGTGCGCATGGGCAACCTCGCCTTCATCGGCTCGCATTCGATCAACGGCGTCTCGGCGCTCCACACCGAGCTGATGAAGGAAACGGTCTTCGCGGACCTGCACAAGCTCTACCCTGACCGCATCAACAACAAGACGAACGGCATCACGCCGCGGCGCTGGCTGATGCAGTGCAATCCGGGCCTGTTCGAGCTGATCCGCGAATCGATCGGCGACGCCTTCATGGACGATGCCGAGCAGTTGAAGGCGCTCGACGCCTTCGCCGACAACAAGGATTTCCAGGAGCGCTTCGCCGCGATCAAGCGGGAGAACAAGAACCGCCTCGCCAATCTGATCGGCAGCCGCATGGGCGTGCGCATCGACCCGACGGCGATGTTCGACATCCAGATCAAGCGCATCCACGAATACAAGCGCCAGCTGCTCAACATCATCGAGGCCGTCGCGCTCTACGACCAGATCCGCTCGCATCCCGAGCTGGACTGGGTTCCGCGCGTAAAACTCTTCGCCGGCAAGGCGGCGCCGAGCTATCACAACGCCAAGCTGATCATCAAGCTCGCCAACGACGTCGCCAAGGTCATCAACAACGACCCGGCCGTGCGCGGCCTGCTGAAGGTCGTCTTCGTGCCGAACTACAACGTCTCGCTCGCCGAGATCATGGTGCCGGCCGCCGACCTCTCCGAGCAGATTTCGACCGCCGGCATGGAAGCGTCGGGAACCGGTAACATGAAGTTCGCGTTGAACGGTGCGCTGACGATCGGCACGCTCGACGGCGCCAATGTCGAAATGCGCGACTGCGTCGGCGAGGAGAACATCGTGATTTTCGGCATGACCGCGGAAGAGGTCGCGAAGGTTCGCTCGGAAGGCCACAATCCCCGCGCCATCATCGAACAGTCGCGCGAACTCTCGCAGGCCCTCGCCGCGATCTCCTCCGGCGTCTTCTCTCCCGACGACCGCAACCGCTTCGCCGGCCTCGTCGACGGCATCTACAATCACGACTGGTTCATGGTGGCGGCCGATTTCGACGCCTATGCCAAGGCCCAGCGCGACGTGGACGCGATCTGGACCGACAAGGCCTCGTGGAATTCCAAGACCATCCGGAACACCGCCCGCATGGGATGGTTCTCCTCCGACCGCACGATCCGCCAATACGCCAAGGAAATCTGGAGGGCCTGA